The Anoplopoma fimbria isolate UVic2021 breed Golden Eagle Sablefish chromosome 20, Afim_UVic_2022, whole genome shotgun sequence genome includes a window with the following:
- the LOC129109102 gene encoding polycomb protein SCMH1 isoform X1 has product MRKPVPQKAIEWKDARRIKQARSGRPSRVLSQYQGLFSWEKYLKETGAAAAPSSCFRQSLTPPLNEFKAGMKLEALDPRNTTSTCIATVVGLTGSRLRLRLDGSDNKNDFWRLVDSSEIQPIGNCEKSGGMLQPPLGFRLNASSWPMFLLKTLNGAEMAPSRIFHKQEPPAPEQNSFQLGMKLEAIDRKNPHFICPATVGALRGVEVLVTFDGWRGAFDYYCRYDSRDIFPVGWCALTGDNLQPPGTKVVLPKSLGALTDGSVESPAMHPPPTVGRPPGQRGRKPGRRKTKVTGLWNQKGAALGPQSIQPGKGLEPIKIPKKRGPKPGSKQLGWAKRAGWLEDAMAGPGRPVTGPGRTRGRLPANWAQTIALQQAQTQAEPIKIPKKRGPKPGSKRKPRVVPNPVPTSPTSSTPEPDTSTVPMDNATIPNSALQAPTVCVYLNKYSKVGPHLDQRRVQQLPDHFGPGRASSVLQQCVQACVDSAHNQSTVFSCLKSGQGGEVISAFFNQQQHTLTLPTVSSVTYVLRFLEKLCHNLHCDPLFGSQPVARGGLHYDSHTYTTERRGFGDSLTTGLGLGTKRFLQDYNSALPHKLSKIPRHSTDGESLMENSVATSEHLKKSPLSPNTTVQSPGLRSPSKLLRHNNSTGSGSFRESPRPSGQDPNLWTVEDVMQYIRDIDPVLAPHSDLFRKHEIDGKALLLLRSDMMMKYMGLKLGPALKLIFHIDKLKRA; this is encoded by the exons ATGAGGAAACCTGTGCCACAGAAAG CTATAGAGTGGAAAGATGCCAGAAGGATCAAGCAAGCCCGGAGTGGACGGCCCTCCCGGGTGCTCTCACAGTACCAAG GGCTTTTCAGTTGGGAGAAATACTTGAAAGAGACGGGCGCCGCTGCTGCACCCTCTTCTTGCTTCAGACAG AGCCTCACGCCTCCACTCAACGAGTTCAAGGCAGGGATGAAGCTGGAAGCCCTGGACCCGCGAAACACCACGTCCACGTGCATCGCCACGGTGGTGGGCCTGACGGGCTCGCGGCTGCGGCTTCGCTTGGACGGGTCGGACAACAAGAACGACTTCTGGCGCCTCGTGGACTCCTCAGAGATCCAGCCGATCGGCAACTGTGAGAAGAGCGGAGGCATGTTGCAGCCGCCACTTG gtttCCGTCTCAATGCGTCGTCTTGGCCGATGTTccttctgaaaacattaaatggagCTGAGATGGCTCCCTCTCGGATCTTTCACAAG CAGGAGCCTCCCGCCCCGGAGCAGAACTCCTTCCAGTTAGGCATGAAGCTGGAGGCGATAGACCGTAAAAATCCCCACTTCATCTGCCCGGCTACAGTGGGTGCACTGCGTGGTGTTGAGGTGCTGGTCACCTTTGATGGTTGGCGGGGAGCCTTTGACTACTACTGCCGCTACGACTCGCGTGACATCTTCCCTGTTGGCTGGTGCGCCCTCACCGGAGACAACCTTCAGCCGCCTGGAACCAAAG TAGTGCTGCCTAAGAGCCTTGGGGCGTTGACAGACGGGAGTGTGGAGAGCCCAGCCATGCACCCCCCGCCCACGGTGGGCAGACCTCCAGGTCAGAGAGGACGGAAGCCAGGCCGCAGGAAAACCAAAGTGACAGGGCTCTGGAATCAGAAGGGTGCAGCGTTGGGACCGCAGAGTATCCAGCCCGGCAAAGGCCTGGAGCCCATCAAGATCCCCAAGAAAAGAGGGCCCAAGCCTGGCAGTAAG CAGTTGGGCTGGGCGAAGCGAGCTGGCTGGCTGGAAGATGCCATGGCGGGTCCAGGACGGCCAGTGACGGGCCCGGGGCGAACCAGGGGCAGACTGCCTGCAAACTGGGCACAGACCATAGCCCTGCAGCAAGCCCAGACTCAGGCAGAACCCATCAAGATCCCAAAGAAAAGAGGGCCAAAGCCTGGTAGCAAG AGAAAACCCCGCGTGGTACCTAATCCAGTCCCCACGTCTCCTACCAGCAGCACCCCAGAGCCTGACACCAGCACCGTGCCTATGGACAATGCCACCATCCCCAACTCTGCACTACAGGCTCCCACAG TTTGTGTGTACCTAAACAAGTACAGCAAGGTGGGACCCCATCTGGACCAGCGGCGAGTCCAGCAGCTCCCGGACCACTTTGGGCCTGGCCGGGCCTCCTCGGTACTTCAGCAGTGTGTTCAGGCTTGTGTTGACTCCGCCCATAACCAGAGCACAGTCTTCTCCTGCCTCAAGTCTGGGCAAGGAGGCGAAGTCATATCAG CCTTCTttaaccagcagcagcacaccCTGACCCTGCCAACAGTCAGCAGTGTCACCTACGTCCTCCGCTTCCTGGAAAAACTCTGCCACAACCTTCACTGCGATCCTCTGTTTGGCAGCCAGCCTGTAGCCAGAGGAGGCCTGCACTACGACAGTCACACATACACTACAG agaGAAGAGGTTTTGGAGACAGCCTAACAACGGGCTTAGGCCTCGGCACCAAGCGGTTTCTCCAGGATTATAACAGTGCACTTCCCCATAAACTGTCCAAAATCCCCCGGCACTCCACTGATG GTGAGTCCCTCATGGAGAACAGTGTTGCCACATCAGAGCACTTAAAGAAGAGCCCTCTCTCTCCAAACACGACGGTACAATCTCCCGGCCTGAGGTCTCCCTCCAAGCTGCTGCGTCACAACAACTCCACAG GCTCAGGCAGTTTCCGGGAGAGCCCGAGGCCAAGTGGTCAGGACCCCAACCTGTGGACAGTGGAGGATGTCATGCAGTATATCAGAGATATCGACCCAGTGCTGGCACCACATTCTGACCTGTTCCGAAAACAT gaaaTTGACGGCAAAGCACTCCTGTTACTGCGTAGCGACATGATGATGAAATACATGGGCTTAAAGCTCGGTCCCGCCCTCAAACTTATCTTCCACATCGATAAGCTCAAACGGGCCTGA
- the LOC129109102 gene encoding polycomb protein SCMH1 isoform X2, which translates to MRKPVPQKAIEWKDARRIKQARSGRPSRVLSQYQGLFSWEKYLKETGAAAAPSSCFRQSLTPPLNEFKAGMKLEALDPRNTTSTCIATVVGLTGSRLRLRLDGSDNKNDFWRLVDSSEIQPIGNCEKSGGMLQPPLGFRLNASSWPMFLLKTLNGAEMAPSRIFHKEPPAPEQNSFQLGMKLEAIDRKNPHFICPATVGALRGVEVLVTFDGWRGAFDYYCRYDSRDIFPVGWCALTGDNLQPPGTKVVLPKSLGALTDGSVESPAMHPPPTVGRPPGQRGRKPGRRKTKVTGLWNQKGAALGPQSIQPGKGLEPIKIPKKRGPKPGSKQLGWAKRAGWLEDAMAGPGRPVTGPGRTRGRLPANWAQTIALQQAQTQAEPIKIPKKRGPKPGSKRKPRVVPNPVPTSPTSSTPEPDTSTVPMDNATIPNSALQAPTVCVYLNKYSKVGPHLDQRRVQQLPDHFGPGRASSVLQQCVQACVDSAHNQSTVFSCLKSGQGGEVISAFFNQQQHTLTLPTVSSVTYVLRFLEKLCHNLHCDPLFGSQPVARGGLHYDSHTYTTERRGFGDSLTTGLGLGTKRFLQDYNSALPHKLSKIPRHSTDGESLMENSVATSEHLKKSPLSPNTTVQSPGLRSPSKLLRHNNSTGSGSFRESPRPSGQDPNLWTVEDVMQYIRDIDPVLAPHSDLFRKHEIDGKALLLLRSDMMMKYMGLKLGPALKLIFHIDKLKRA; encoded by the exons ATGAGGAAACCTGTGCCACAGAAAG CTATAGAGTGGAAAGATGCCAGAAGGATCAAGCAAGCCCGGAGTGGACGGCCCTCCCGGGTGCTCTCACAGTACCAAG GGCTTTTCAGTTGGGAGAAATACTTGAAAGAGACGGGCGCCGCTGCTGCACCCTCTTCTTGCTTCAGACAG AGCCTCACGCCTCCACTCAACGAGTTCAAGGCAGGGATGAAGCTGGAAGCCCTGGACCCGCGAAACACCACGTCCACGTGCATCGCCACGGTGGTGGGCCTGACGGGCTCGCGGCTGCGGCTTCGCTTGGACGGGTCGGACAACAAGAACGACTTCTGGCGCCTCGTGGACTCCTCAGAGATCCAGCCGATCGGCAACTGTGAGAAGAGCGGAGGCATGTTGCAGCCGCCACTTG gtttCCGTCTCAATGCGTCGTCTTGGCCGATGTTccttctgaaaacattaaatggagCTGAGATGGCTCCCTCTCGGATCTTTCACAAG GAGCCTCCCGCCCCGGAGCAGAACTCCTTCCAGTTAGGCATGAAGCTGGAGGCGATAGACCGTAAAAATCCCCACTTCATCTGCCCGGCTACAGTGGGTGCACTGCGTGGTGTTGAGGTGCTGGTCACCTTTGATGGTTGGCGGGGAGCCTTTGACTACTACTGCCGCTACGACTCGCGTGACATCTTCCCTGTTGGCTGGTGCGCCCTCACCGGAGACAACCTTCAGCCGCCTGGAACCAAAG TAGTGCTGCCTAAGAGCCTTGGGGCGTTGACAGACGGGAGTGTGGAGAGCCCAGCCATGCACCCCCCGCCCACGGTGGGCAGACCTCCAGGTCAGAGAGGACGGAAGCCAGGCCGCAGGAAAACCAAAGTGACAGGGCTCTGGAATCAGAAGGGTGCAGCGTTGGGACCGCAGAGTATCCAGCCCGGCAAAGGCCTGGAGCCCATCAAGATCCCCAAGAAAAGAGGGCCCAAGCCTGGCAGTAAG CAGTTGGGCTGGGCGAAGCGAGCTGGCTGGCTGGAAGATGCCATGGCGGGTCCAGGACGGCCAGTGACGGGCCCGGGGCGAACCAGGGGCAGACTGCCTGCAAACTGGGCACAGACCATAGCCCTGCAGCAAGCCCAGACTCAGGCAGAACCCATCAAGATCCCAAAGAAAAGAGGGCCAAAGCCTGGTAGCAAG AGAAAACCCCGCGTGGTACCTAATCCAGTCCCCACGTCTCCTACCAGCAGCACCCCAGAGCCTGACACCAGCACCGTGCCTATGGACAATGCCACCATCCCCAACTCTGCACTACAGGCTCCCACAG TTTGTGTGTACCTAAACAAGTACAGCAAGGTGGGACCCCATCTGGACCAGCGGCGAGTCCAGCAGCTCCCGGACCACTTTGGGCCTGGCCGGGCCTCCTCGGTACTTCAGCAGTGTGTTCAGGCTTGTGTTGACTCCGCCCATAACCAGAGCACAGTCTTCTCCTGCCTCAAGTCTGGGCAAGGAGGCGAAGTCATATCAG CCTTCTttaaccagcagcagcacaccCTGACCCTGCCAACAGTCAGCAGTGTCACCTACGTCCTCCGCTTCCTGGAAAAACTCTGCCACAACCTTCACTGCGATCCTCTGTTTGGCAGCCAGCCTGTAGCCAGAGGAGGCCTGCACTACGACAGTCACACATACACTACAG agaGAAGAGGTTTTGGAGACAGCCTAACAACGGGCTTAGGCCTCGGCACCAAGCGGTTTCTCCAGGATTATAACAGTGCACTTCCCCATAAACTGTCCAAAATCCCCCGGCACTCCACTGATG GTGAGTCCCTCATGGAGAACAGTGTTGCCACATCAGAGCACTTAAAGAAGAGCCCTCTCTCTCCAAACACGACGGTACAATCTCCCGGCCTGAGGTCTCCCTCCAAGCTGCTGCGTCACAACAACTCCACAG GCTCAGGCAGTTTCCGGGAGAGCCCGAGGCCAAGTGGTCAGGACCCCAACCTGTGGACAGTGGAGGATGTCATGCAGTATATCAGAGATATCGACCCAGTGCTGGCACCACATTCTGACCTGTTCCGAAAACAT gaaaTTGACGGCAAAGCACTCCTGTTACTGCGTAGCGACATGATGATGAAATACATGGGCTTAAAGCTCGGTCCCGCCCTCAAACTTATCTTCCACATCGATAAGCTCAAACGGGCCTGA